In Candidatus Wallbacteria bacterium, a genomic segment contains:
- the ndk gene encoding nucleoside-diphosphate kinase, whose protein sequence is MLEKTLILLKPDAIKRRLMGDILSRFEQKGLKIEAMRFMKLEREQAEEHYFMHKDKDFFINLIQFITSGPLLAMVIESDNAIALCRKVVGATNPMEAEAGSIRGDFAFNTTENLVHASDCREAAEREIKIFFRKSEVFNY, encoded by the coding sequence ATGCTTGAAAAAACTTTGATCCTGCTTAAACCGGATGCCATCAAACGCAGACTGATGGGAGATATTCTCAGCCGATTTGAACAGAAAGGCTTGAAAATTGAAGCCATGCGTTTCATGAAACTGGAACGGGAACAGGCTGAAGAGCATTATTTCATGCATAAGGACAAGGATTTTTTTATAAACCTGATCCAGTTCATCACCTCAGGTCCTTTACTGGCCATGGTGATCGAGTCCGACAATGCCATTGCACTCTGCCGCAAAGTCGTAGGTGCCACAAATCCGATGGAAGCTGAAGCAGGCAGCATACGTGGAGATTTCGCTTTCAATACCACGGAGAACCTTGTACATGCTTCCGACTGCCGCGAAGCTGCTGAACGTGAAATCAAGATTTTTTTCAGGAAAAGCGAAGTCTTTAACTATTGA
- a CDS encoding oligopeptide transporter, OPT family: MSQSDFKPYISPDKSPAEFTLRAVVLGAVLGVVFAASSVYLALKVGMTVSASIPVAVLSITLFRLFGKATILENNIVQTTGSAGESLAFGIATTMPVYLLLGQDMKILTIFLVALFGGLLGVLMMIPLRRGLIVEEHGKLTYPEGTACADVLIVGEEGGSQAKTVFLGFGLAALYKFLNCGTKLWLDTPETLLRFLKGGSFGAEVSPELLGVGYIIGPKISANMMAGGILSFLILIPMIKIFGSGINEIMFPAVKLIKDMSPHEIRNAYILYIGAGAVATGGIISLIRSLPTIFSAFMAGFKTFVDSRKNPGKSQNVPRTEQDLSLNIVVFGSLGLVAAIWLAPNLGINAVSAVLIVLFGFFFVTVSSRICGEIGSSSNPISGMTVATLLITCLLFLMAGWTGVSYRAMALATAAIVCVAASNGGATSQDLKTGFLVGGTPRYQQLGLMVGVITSALFIGWTVMTLNDAYTTIVPREYPNYVAPVIPGTPEMKGPAGDSNLYKIHFVQEVTADVPIGKYLINESGKIVYLVDPGIAGVVTEYTNKDGKIVKSTKLDSPKARLFSMIIDGILTRKLPWGLVLLGVFLSLMMELVGVSSLPFAVGLYLPLSSSTPIMAGGLIRFLVDRKKRMSEAEAEFSPGVLLSSGYIAGGAITGVFLAALTGFGVDGNISLYDKMAGFSTWIGYTENLADAVWFAFIPFLILMYFLYRNAQVEEPAKAKK; this comes from the coding sequence ATGTCTCAGAGCGATTTCAAGCCTTATATCTCTCCCGACAAATCACCGGCTGAATTCACGCTCCGTGCCGTTGTCTTGGGTGCAGTTCTCGGAGTGGTTTTTGCGGCGTCCAGCGTCTACCTGGCTCTGAAAGTGGGCATGACTGTAAGTGCTTCCATCCCGGTGGCAGTTCTATCCATCACACTTTTCCGGCTCTTCGGAAAAGCCACGATCCTGGAGAACAACATCGTGCAGACCACCGGATCAGCCGGCGAATCCCTGGCTTTCGGAATCGCCACTACCATGCCGGTCTATCTGCTGCTTGGACAGGATATGAAAATTCTGACCATTTTTCTGGTGGCTTTGTTCGGCGGCCTGCTGGGCGTGCTGATGATGATCCCGCTCCGGCGCGGACTGATAGTTGAAGAACACGGGAAACTGACCTATCCGGAAGGCACAGCCTGCGCTGATGTATTGATTGTAGGCGAAGAGGGAGGATCACAGGCCAAGACGGTTTTCCTGGGATTCGGACTGGCGGCATTGTACAAGTTCCTCAATTGCGGAACAAAACTCTGGCTGGATACTCCGGAAACTCTGCTGCGATTTTTAAAGGGCGGATCATTCGGAGCTGAAGTGTCTCCCGAACTTCTGGGCGTTGGCTATATTATCGGTCCGAAAATTTCGGCCAACATGATGGCAGGAGGTATCTTATCATTCCTGATCCTGATCCCGATGATCAAGATCTTCGGATCAGGAATTAATGAGATCATGTTTCCTGCAGTCAAGCTCATCAAAGACATGTCTCCTCATGAAATCAGGAACGCCTATATCCTGTATATTGGTGCCGGAGCTGTGGCTACAGGCGGTATCATCAGCCTGATCCGCTCCCTGCCTACGATCTTTTCAGCTTTCATGGCAGGCTTCAAGACATTCGTGGATTCCAGGAAAAACCCTGGAAAAAGTCAGAACGTCCCCCGTACTGAACAGGATCTTTCCCTGAACATAGTGGTGTTCGGATCCCTGGGTCTGGTAGCTGCAATCTGGCTCGCTCCCAACCTGGGAATCAACGCGGTTTCCGCGGTGCTGATCGTGCTCTTCGGATTCTTCTTCGTGACAGTATCGTCACGAATCTGCGGGGAAATCGGTTCCTCGTCCAACCCTATCTCCGGAATGACTGTGGCGACCCTGCTGATCACCTGTCTGCTTTTCCTGATGGCGGGCTGGACCGGAGTCTCCTACAGAGCAATGGCGCTGGCCACAGCAGCCATCGTCTGCGTGGCAGCTTCCAACGGCGGTGCCACCAGCCAGGACCTGAAGACAGGATTTCTGGTCGGAGGAACTCCTAGATACCAGCAGCTGGGCCTGATGGTCGGCGTGATCACCAGCGCGCTCTTCATCGGCTGGACTGTGATGACCCTCAATGATGCGTACACCACGATCGTACCCAGGGAATACCCGAACTATGTCGCCCCGGTGATTCCCGGCACACCTGAGATGAAAGGGCCGGCTGGAGACAGCAATCTATATAAAATCCACTTTGTCCAGGAAGTAACCGCAGACGTGCCGATCGGAAAATATCTGATCAATGAATCAGGCAAGATTGTGTACCTGGTGGATCCGGGTATCGCCGGAGTGGTCACGGAATATACCAATAAAGACGGCAAGATCGTCAAGTCGACCAAGCTTGATTCACCCAAAGCCAGGCTCTTTTCCATGATCATCGACGGCATTCTCACCCGCAAACTGCCCTGGGGACTGGTGCTGCTCGGAGTTTTCCTGTCCCTGATGATGGAACTCGTTGGTGTATCCTCTCTGCCCTTCGCTGTCGGGCTTTATCTGCCTCTTTCCAGTTCCACTCCAATCATGGCCGGCGGGCTGATCCGATTTCTGGTGGACCGGAAGAAGCGGATGAGCGAAGCTGAGGCGGAGTTTTCACCAGGAGTGCTGCTCTCGTCCGGTTATATTGCAGGCGGAGCGATCACAGGGGTATTCCTCGCGGCACTCACCGGCTTCGGGGTGGACGGCAATATCAGTCTCTACGACAAGATGGCCGGCTTTTCCACCTGGATCGGATACACGGAAAACCTGGCAGACGCGGTCTGGTTTGCTTTCATCCCATTCCTGATTCTGATGTACTTCCTATACAGGAATGCTCAGGTTGAGGAACCGGCGAAAGCGAAAAAGTAA